Proteins encoded by one window of Clostridium perfringens:
- a CDS encoding CBS domain-containing protein, protein MNIAFFLTPKSEVAYEYTDATMRQVIERMEHHGYTAIPLIDKTGKYVGTLTEGDLLWTLKRNPELNFKNTNTVSVKEIPRRVKHKSVCINENMESLISLAISQNFVPVVDDNGIFIGIIKRSDIINHCYNSLYKNN, encoded by the coding sequence ATGAATATTGCTTTTTTTCTAACACCAAAAAGTGAAGTAGCATATGAATATACTGATGCAACAATGAGACAAGTTATCGAAAGAATGGAGCATCATGGATATACAGCTATTCCACTTATAGATAAAACAGGAAAATATGTGGGTACATTAACAGAAGGGGACTTACTTTGGACTTTAAAAAGAAATCCAGAGCTTAATTTTAAAAATACTAACACAGTTAGTGTAAAGGAAATACCAAGAAGAGTTAAACACAAAAGTGTTTGTATTAATGAAAATATGGAAAGTTTAATATCATTAGCAATCTCTCAAAACTTTGTACCAGTTGTTGATGATAATGGGATATTTATAGGAATAATAAAAAGAAGTGATATAATAAATCACTGTTATAACAGTCTATATAAAAATAATTAA
- the yaaA gene encoding peroxide stress protein YaaA gives MIALLSPAKTLDLTKPNLNIETSKPIFISEAEVIMDNLKELEIQDLCPLMKISEDLGVQTFTKIQDWNTIYYGDEKPFVLSFKGEAYRGLDADDFTKEDLEFCNDSLRILSGLYGALKPLDGTKAYRLEMGTKISIDGSKNLYDFWGNKIMEAVLKDLENHKEKVIINLASNEYYKSIKKIEKKVRVITPVFKERKGIEYKVVTVYAKKARGQMVRYITKNRITKSEDIKNFDLDGYEFNERLSEGDTWVFTRD, from the coding sequence GTGATAGCTTTATTATCACCTGCAAAAACTTTAGATTTAACAAAACCAAATTTAAATATAGAAACAAGCAAACCTATTTTTATCAGTGAGGCTGAAGTAATCATGGATAATTTAAAGGAATTAGAAATTCAAGATTTATGCCCACTTATGAAAATAAGTGAAGATTTAGGAGTGCAAACATTCACCAAAATTCAAGATTGGAATACAATTTACTATGGTGATGAAAAACCCTTTGTATTATCTTTTAAAGGGGAAGCCTATAGAGGTTTAGATGCAGATGATTTTACTAAAGAAGATTTAGAATTTTGTAATGACTCTTTAAGAATATTATCAGGACTTTATGGGGCATTAAAGCCTTTAGATGGAACAAAGGCATATAGATTAGAAATGGGAACAAAAATTTCAATTGATGGCTCTAAAAATCTTTATGACTTTTGGGGAAATAAAATAATGGAAGCTGTTTTAAAAGATTTAGAAAATCACAAGGAAAAAGTTATTATAAATTTAGCTTCTAATGAGTATTATAAGTCTATAAAGAAAATTGAGAAAAAAGTTAGAGTTATAACCCCTGTATTTAAAGAAAGAAAAGGTATTGAATATAAGGTTGTTACGGTGTATGCTAAGAAGGCAAGAGGACAAATGGTTAGATACATAACGAAGAATAGGATTACTAAATCAGAAGACATAAAAAACTTTGATTTAGATGGATATGAATTTAATGAGAGGCTTTCTGAAGGAGATACATGGGTATTTACTAGAGATTAG
- a CDS encoding heavy-metal-associated domain-containing protein: protein MSKLILEIDGMSCSNCVRHVEAALLDVDGVDVLEVEVGRAVVDTEVDEDTLRDALEEVGYELVSIED, encoded by the coding sequence ATGAGCAAACTTATTTTAGAGATTGATGGAATGTCATGTTCAAATTGTGTTAGACACGTTGAAGCAGCTTTATTAGACGTTGACGGAGTAGATGTTTTAGAAGTAGAAGTTGGCAGAGCTGTTGTTGATACTGAAGTTGATGAAGATACTTTAAGAGATGCTTTAGAAGAAGTTGGTTATGAATTAGTTTCAATTGAAGATTAA
- the rpsA gene encoding 30S ribosomal protein S1, which translates to MSENLTMSELMDSFELKHFHKGEIVKGKVISVKNDEIIVNIGHFADGVVPRNEISNDKNFDINSINVDDDIFVMVLSGDDGEGNVLLSKKRADAIKVWDDLKEAFEEEKSIKVSLKEVVKGGIVGDFNGLRVFMPASQCAGRRIENLEELVGKTLEVRVIEFNKENRKVVVSRRVIDEEIRNNEKKALWSSIKEGEKRKGKVTRLAKFGAFVDIGGVEGLVHLSDMSWSRVHKPEEVVSVGDEVEVFVSEVDIDRERIALSLKDVIKNPWETLEGLKVGDVVSGKVTNFINVGAFVEVLPGIEGLVHISEITDENIAKPSDILELGQEVKVKILNIDDENKKMSLSIKDAVETSNEYMQYNDEEEGYSLADLFKGLNL; encoded by the coding sequence ATGAGTGAAAATCTTACAATGTCAGAATTAATGGATAGCTTTGAGTTAAAGCATTTTCATAAAGGTGAAATAGTTAAAGGGAAAGTTATAAGCGTAAAGAATGATGAAATAATAGTTAACATTGGTCATTTTGCAGATGGTGTGGTACCAAGAAATGAAATTTCAAATGATAAGAATTTTGATATAAATTCAATAAATGTAGATGATGATATATTTGTAATGGTATTAAGTGGAGATGATGGAGAAGGAAATGTTCTTCTATCAAAGAAAAGAGCAGATGCAATAAAGGTTTGGGATGATTTAAAAGAAGCATTTGAAGAAGAAAAATCAATAAAAGTTTCTTTAAAAGAAGTTGTTAAAGGTGGAATAGTAGGAGATTTTAATGGTCTTAGAGTATTTATGCCAGCTTCTCAATGTGCAGGAAGAAGAATAGAGAATTTAGAAGAATTAGTAGGAAAAACTTTAGAAGTTAGAGTTATAGAATTTAATAAAGAGAATAGAAAAGTTGTTGTTTCAAGAAGAGTAATAGATGAAGAAATAAGAAATAATGAAAAGAAAGCTCTTTGGTCTTCAATTAAAGAAGGGGAAAAAAGAAAGGGAAAAGTAACTAGATTAGCTAAGTTTGGTGCTTTTGTTGATATTGGTGGAGTAGAAGGATTAGTTCACTTAAGTGATATGTCATGGTCAAGAGTTCATAAGCCAGAAGAGGTTGTATCAGTTGGAGATGAAGTAGAAGTATTTGTATCAGAAGTAGATATTGATAGAGAGAGAATAGCACTTTCATTAAAAGATGTTATTAAAAATCCATGGGAAACATTAGAAGGATTAAAAGTTGGTGATGTTGTTTCTGGAAAAGTAACTAATTTTATAAATGTTGGAGCTTTTGTTGAAGTGTTACCAGGAATAGAAGGATTAGTTCATATTTCAGAAATTACTGATGAAAATATAGCTAAGCCATCAGATATTTTAGAATTAGGTCAAGAAGTTAAGGTTAAAATCTTAAATATAGATGATGAAAACAAGAAAATGAGCTTAAGTATAAAAGATGCTGTAGAAACTTCAAATGAATATATGCAGTATAATGATGAAGAAGAAGGTTATTCATTAGCTGACTTATTCAAAGGATTAAATCTATAG
- the pyk gene encoding pyruvate kinase produces MQKTKMIFTIGPSSDSEEILREFIRIGMNAARLNFSHGDHASHKEKIELIKRLRKEEKSATAILLDIKGPKIRTHNFKNGEAELKNGDEFTFSCGDEILGDNTKCSISYKELYEDIKPGGSILVDDGLLEFKVKEVRGTDIICEVIEGGTIKDHKGVNVPNVPIKLPAVTEKDRSDLIFGCEMEVDFVAASFIRKPEDVLEVREILDSHGGKDIKIISKIESQEGVDNIKEIIKVTDGVMVARGDMGVEIPIENVPIIQKNIIKKCNQAGKIVITATQMLDSMIRNPRPTRAEASDVCNAIFDGTDAIMLSGESASGSFPIEAAMTMSRIAKKAEANLDYNYLLRRLKDPNPNPDAFADAISYSASKTASKFPTKAIVAATQTGSTAKILSKYKPSCPIIAITPYEKVRRSLALNFGIISKKCAYFNSTDEIIEEARKVAKEFQIAETGDNIMVAAGFPTSITGGTNMLKIEKI; encoded by the coding sequence ATGCAAAAAACAAAAATGATATTTACAATTGGTCCTTCAAGTGATTCAGAAGAAATTTTAAGAGAGTTCATAAGAATTGGTATGAATGCAGCTAGATTAAACTTCTCACATGGAGACCATGCAAGTCATAAAGAAAAAATAGAACTTATTAAGAGACTTAGAAAAGAAGAAAAATCAGCTACAGCTATCTTATTAGACATTAAGGGTCCTAAAATAAGAACACATAATTTTAAAAATGGCGAAGCTGAATTAAAAAATGGTGATGAATTCACATTCTCTTGCGGAGATGAAATATTAGGTGATAACACTAAATGTTCAATCTCTTATAAAGAACTATATGAAGACATAAAACCTGGTGGATCAATACTTGTTGATGATGGACTTTTAGAATTTAAAGTAAAGGAAGTCCGTGGAACTGATATAATATGTGAAGTTATTGAAGGAGGTACTATAAAAGACCATAAAGGTGTAAATGTACCTAATGTACCAATCAAACTCCCTGCAGTAACTGAAAAGGATAGATCTGACTTAATATTTGGTTGCGAGATGGAAGTAGACTTTGTAGCAGCTTCTTTCATAAGAAAACCTGAGGATGTACTTGAAGTTAGAGAAATTCTAGACTCTCATGGTGGAAAAGATATAAAAATAATATCAAAAATAGAAAGCCAAGAAGGTGTAGATAACATAAAAGAAATAATTAAAGTTACTGATGGTGTAATGGTTGCTAGAGGTGATATGGGAGTAGAAATTCCTATAGAAAATGTACCTATAATTCAAAAAAATATAATTAAGAAATGTAATCAAGCAGGGAAAATAGTTATAACGGCAACTCAAATGTTAGATTCTATGATAAGAAATCCAAGACCTACTAGAGCTGAAGCTTCTGACGTATGTAATGCCATATTTGATGGTACAGATGCCATAATGCTTAGTGGAGAAAGTGCTTCTGGTAGCTTCCCTATAGAGGCAGCAATGACAATGTCTAGAATAGCAAAAAAAGCAGAAGCTAACTTAGACTATAATTATCTTTTAAGAAGATTAAAGGATCCAAATCCAAATCCAGATGCCTTTGCAGATGCCATAAGTTATTCAGCATCAAAAACAGCTAGCAAATTCCCTACAAAAGCTATAGTAGCAGCCACTCAGACTGGTTCAACTGCTAAGATATTATCAAAATATAAACCTAGCTGTCCAATAATAGCTATTACTCCATATGAAAAAGTTAGAAGAAGCCTAGCTTTAAACTTTGGAATAATTTCTAAGAAATGCGCTTATTTTAATAGTACAGATGAGATCATAGAGGAAGCTAGAAAAGTAGCTAAAGAATTCCAAATAGCTGAAACTGGAGATAATATAATGGTAGCTGCTGGATTCCCAACATCAATAACTGGTGGAACAAACATGCTAAAAATTGAAAAAATATAA
- a CDS encoding aminoacyl-histidine dipeptidase — translation MNVLKGLEPQSVLKYFEEISQIPRGSGNEKGISDFLVNFGKSLGLETIQDESLNVIIRKPATPGYENAPGVIIQGHMDMVCEKNKDTIHDFEKDPIELRVDGDYIYATGTTLGADNGIAVAYGMAVLASNDIAHPAIELLVTTDEEVGMGGAIALDGTLLKGKYLLNIDSEEEGKLLVSCAGGARSEVTLPIKFEEMEKDFEVYEIMLRGLKGGHSGMEIDKQRGNSNKLMGRVLNDINANCDIRLISINGGSKVNAIPRECDTLLAVKKEDVKKLEELIQKWDSILKDEYHANDSGVNVTLVKKEENHKVFSKDTTFKAIKIMNLIPDGVDTYSIEMKGLVQSSTNLGVVTTEGDKIVFASSTRSSVETLKTKLLDEIADVAEVLGGEFEIQAPYPAWQYNPDSKIRELCSNVYKNMTGKDPEIIAIHAGLECGLLGEKIEGLDMISFGPNMYDVHTPNEHVSISSVKNVWDFLVEILKAIK, via the coding sequence ATGAATGTATTAAAAGGTTTAGAACCACAAAGTGTTTTAAAATATTTTGAAGAAATATCACAAATTCCAAGAGGATCAGGTAATGAAAAGGGAATAAGTGATTTCCTAGTTAACTTTGGAAAAAGTTTAGGACTTGAAACAATACAAGATGAATCATTAAATGTAATAATAAGAAAACCTGCAACTCCAGGATATGAAAATGCACCAGGAGTAATAATACAAGGTCATATGGATATGGTATGTGAAAAAAATAAAGATACTATACATGATTTTGAAAAAGATCCTATTGAACTTAGAGTAGATGGAGATTATATATATGCTACAGGAACTACATTAGGAGCAGATAATGGTATAGCAGTAGCTTATGGAATGGCTGTTTTAGCTTCAAATGATATAGCACACCCTGCTATAGAGCTTTTAGTTACAACTGATGAAGAAGTTGGAATGGGTGGAGCTATTGCTTTAGATGGAACTTTATTAAAAGGTAAATATCTTTTAAACATAGATTCAGAGGAAGAAGGAAAACTTTTAGTAAGCTGTGCAGGTGGAGCTAGAAGTGAAGTTACTTTACCAATAAAATTTGAAGAAATGGAAAAAGATTTTGAAGTTTATGAAATCATGCTAAGAGGACTAAAAGGTGGTCACTCTGGAATGGAAATAGATAAACAAAGAGGAAACTCTAATAAGTTAATGGGAAGAGTATTAAATGATATTAATGCTAACTGTGATATTAGATTAATATCAATTAATGGTGGATCTAAGGTAAATGCTATTCCAAGAGAATGTGACACTTTACTAGCTGTTAAAAAAGAAGATGTTAAAAAATTAGAAGAATTAATTCAAAAATGGGATTCAATATTAAAGGATGAATACCATGCTAATGATAGTGGAGTTAATGTAACTTTAGTTAAAAAAGAAGAAAATCATAAAGTATTTTCTAAAGACACTACATTTAAGGCAATAAAAATAATGAACTTAATTCCTGATGGAGTTGATACTTATAGTATAGAAATGAAAGGATTAGTTCAAAGTTCAACAAACCTAGGTGTTGTTACTACAGAAGGGGATAAAATTGTTTTTGCTAGTTCAACAAGAAGTTCAGTTGAAACTTTAAAAACTAAACTTTTAGATGAAATAGCTGACGTTGCAGAAGTATTAGGTGGAGAATTTGAAATACAAGCACCATACCCAGCTTGGCAATATAATCCTGATTCAAAAATAAGAGAACTTTGCAGCAATGTATATAAAAATATGACAGGAAAAGATCCTGAAATAATAGCTATACATGCTGGATTAGAATGTGGATTATTAGGAGAAAAAATAGAAGGATTAGATATGATTTCATTTGGTCCTAATATGTATGATGTTCATACTCCAAATGAACATGTTAGCATATCTTCAGTAAAAAATGTTTGGGATTTCTTAGTTGAAATATTAAAAGCTATAAAATAA
- a CDS encoding PHP domain-containing protein: protein MNLVRTDLHMHTRASDGTLTPKELLKEIVEKDIKLFSVTDHDSIGSLEEMQDLTEEMDIKFIPGVEVSSIINGEQFHILAYNFDKNNKELMSLIENNDRLLQEKDDNSIKQLIDAGYDIDFEDYLSYEHDPSKGGWKTLNFLIDRGICKNIDEFFNKIFVGERALKYPDFPHPKEVIETIKKANGIVVLAHPKYGKSQFKLDEMLELFKNWGVDGIECYHPHHDEDTIKYLVDYCTKNNLIITGGSDYHGGLISKRSLGTPEFYAKYHLLDK, encoded by the coding sequence ATGAATTTAGTAAGAACTGATTTACATATGCATACTAGAGCTTCTGATGGAACACTTACACCAAAGGAGTTATTAAAGGAAATAGTAGAAAAAGACATAAAACTATTTTCAGTTACAGATCATGACTCTATAGGAAGCTTAGAGGAAATGCAAGATTTAACTGAAGAAATGGATATTAAATTCATTCCAGGGGTAGAGGTTTCAAGCATAATAAATGGAGAACAGTTTCACATATTAGCTTATAATTTTGATAAAAACAATAAAGAGTTAATGAGTTTAATAGAAAATAATGATAGATTGCTTCAAGAGAAAGACGATAATTCAATAAAGCAATTAATTGATGCTGGATATGATATAGATTTTGAAGATTATTTGTCTTATGAACATGATCCTTCAAAGGGGGGATGGAAAACTCTTAACTTTTTAATTGATAGAGGAATATGCAAAAATATTGATGAGTTTTTTAATAAAATATTTGTTGGTGAAAGAGCTTTGAAATATCCAGATTTTCCTCATCCTAAAGAAGTTATAGAAACTATAAAAAAAGCTAATGGAATTGTTGTTTTAGCTCACCCTAAGTATGGAAAGTCTCAATTTAAATTAGATGAAATGTTAGAATTATTTAAAAACTGGGGTGTAGATGGAATAGAGTGTTATCATCCTCACCATGATGAGGATACAATAAAATATTTAGTAGATTATTGTACAAAAAATAATCTAATAATAACAGGTGGATCTGATTATCACGGAGGACTTATATCTAAGAGAAGTTTAGGAACACCAGAGTTTTATGCAAAATATCATTTGTTAGATAAATAA